Within the Miscanthus floridulus cultivar M001 chromosome 2, ASM1932011v1, whole genome shotgun sequence genome, the region CGGGCCGGGGCCCATCTTATCGCGCCGCGGATTCCTTCACCTCCGAGCCTGGCCCCGCGGCCGGGGATCGAGAACCTGATCGCCCGTCTCGGCACCAAATCGCCCGCCCAAAAATCCCTCGCGCTCCACGCACGCAACGGAATCCTCCTCTTTCTTCTCCCTGTTCCGCTGCGCGACTTGCCTCGCCCTCGCGGTCGCGGCTGGCTGCCTGGCTCCGTGCGCCCGCGGAGCGGAGGACGACGGTGCCGTCGGCCACCAAACAACCGTCCAAAATCTCGAGCCCGTGTCCCAGCGTCCTCGTCGCCAGTGGGCCACTGGACACTAGTGCGTGGGACCCGGGGAGGGGACGTTTCGTTCACGACCTCACGCGCGCGCTCACGATTCTCTGCACTAGCACTAGCAGCACTCGGACAAGATGGCGTCGTTTGGCTCTTAGCTGAGAACTGAGGTGGTGGTAACGAGTTGTGGTTGTGGAGGACATGCCGACTGGAATCGGTGACGGCGGCCGGCACCGGGAGAGATTAGACCCGTCTAAACTCCAGCACTCCTCTATGTGTGGATAAGAATATGTAAGTTGATCGTCGGAGCCGGTgctcgtttggcttataagtcgtattttttagtcaacgaataatatttttctctaacaacaaatcagtcaacggtattttcagtcatggcttatcagtcaagcgaacaGTCGGGCTATTATTTTTCTCCCTCGTCGCTGGTTAGTGGCGACAAATGCTTAACAGCGGCAACATACCAACCATATCAAAAGCTAAgccctgttcgcttatcttataatccgtacttttcagcttcttttttcaatcaaaaataatatttttctctcacaacaaatcagttaaAACcgtattttatcttgtttttttCGACGAAGCCAACGGCCCGAGCATCACGGAGATCAGCACGTTAGCTCACGGCGGGCTCCCCGCGGCCCCACGCACCCACTATTGCAACGCACTGACGCACATACTCTATATCCATATCCTAACGCTAAAGCATCTCAAAGACACTACACTGGCATCATCCTAAGACAGCAGCACAGCTTGATGTACTACTGGAAGTCTTTTCTTTTTCGAGAAAAAAGAAAATGCATAGCATTGCTTTGCGGACAAATGAGGGCGCATCGTCAGCTGTACTAGTTTCTAATGTTCTGCTATAACCTGATTTGTAACAGAGCTCAACggcgtcatcttggcacaagTGGCTACACACCGAAGCCATTTCTAGCCTCCGTAGGCTTGTTAGGATGCAGTTAGGTGGCACGAAGATGGGCCACGCATGACGTGGGCAACGCTCCGCCACGGCTTTTTCTCGGTTTGCCCTTCCCCCAGGAGGCCAGGACTTATCCAAAACCCAATTATGCACGTAACATAATGATGCCAACCAAGCCAATCCACAACATTAGCCGCTTAATCCAAGTCAGAAGATCCGCCGGGGCGCCGGCTGATCCCTATCTCATTCTCATATCATAGCAGTAAACTAGCAGCAGTAATAAAAAAGTTACAGCCTCCTCTAGTTGTGTTGCAGTTGCAGATGGGCGAAGGCAAAGGCGGAACGAGTTCGTGCACCGCCTCGAGCACTCGCGAGTCGCGACAGCAGGCCCGCTTATCTGTCCTTGGGTGGAAGGCAAGATGCGGAGTACGAGTACTACTGCTCGGCTCCAGTAGTAAAAAGTAAAAAAGAAATCGGGTACCAGAACAAGGTGTACTACAGTCATGGCGCGCACAGGCACAGGCGCACAGCAAACGGCGCGAGTCGCGCCATTTTTGATTCTCTGCATCGGCAGGGGTAAATCGAGGCGGTAAAAATACCGATCACCATCATGTAGGCGGTAGGCCAGCCACCGGCCCACCGCCTGGCCGGGCGCTAGTACCGGGCGAGCGCGCGGCGGAGCACCTGGGCGAGGAGGCCGGGGGCGCTGAGGTGCGGGAGGTGTCCCTCGGTCTGGAGGAACTCCACGGTGGTGCGGCCGCCGAGGTGGGCCCTGAGGTAGGCGGCAACGGAGGCCGGGACGGAGACGTCGCGGGTGGTCTGCACCACCACGCAGGGGGAGCGCACCATGCCCAGCACGCCGCGGAGGTCGGTGTTGAAGACGGTGCGGCAGACGTGGAGGGAGATGTCCGGCCGCATGTTGAAGAGGGTGCGGCTGAACTCCTGCACCGCCGCGGGCACGTCCGCGCCCACCGCCAGCGGGGCGTACCCGACCGCCCACGCCGAGTAGTTGGCCGCCATCGCGTCGAACACCTTCTGGATCTCCGGCAGCTCGAACCCGCCGTGGTAGTCGTTGTCGTTCAGGAACCTGGCGCCGTCCGGGACGGAACGAATCCGTCAATCAATCATCATCTCTTATCGTCTTAAACAAAAGAGGGATGGATGGCGGCTTTTCTTCTCTCCTTCCCGCCTCAAATTTAACTCCAGAGGGATGGTTGGGTTGATTGATGAAATTGAATGAATGAATTCGATCGGCATCACGGCATGTGTGTAGATGCATATATACGGTACCTGGGCGATGCGCCGATGAGGACGAGCTTGGCGAAGAGCTCGGGGCGGCGGATGGACGCGAGTATCCCGATCATGGCGGAGACGGAGTGTCCGACGAAGGCGCAGCGCGGGATGCGGAGCGCGTCGAGGATGGCGAGGAGGTCATCGACGTAGGAGTCGAGCGTGTCGTAGCGGCGGAAGTCGAAGTGCTCCGGGTTGACGCTGCCGGCGCAGACGAGGTCGTAGAGCACCACGCGGTGGTCGCGGGTGAGGTAAGGGAGCACGCGGCTCCAGGCCGACTGGTCCGTCCCGAACCCGTGCGACAGCACCACGACGCGGTCGCCGTTGCCCACGACCCGCACGTTGAGGATCTGCAGCAGCTTGGCGCCGCtcggggcgccgccgccgctgtccgcccccacccccgccgccgccgccgcgccgccgcccccgACCATCGCGGCGTCGGAGCTGCTGCCGCTGGTGGGGCTGGGTGGGTGCGTGGACCGAAGCATGAGTGAGACCAGCACGGTTGGGGGACGGACTACTGGGAAGCAGAGGCGTCCGGGTCGTCTTATATAGGAGCTGGAGCAGAGGTCATGGGACAGGGGTTGCCTCGCTTCTCTCTTGCTCCTCTCCCTCCCTTGGAGCAGAGAAGAGCAAGCTTTCCCTCTCCTCCGGCTGGCTCTCCCTCTCGGCGTGCACTCTGCTTTATTCCTCCATCTCTTGGTGCGGGAGGGAGTTGCAGATCGGACGACGAGGAGTTTTTGGTTGTGCCAGCGAGGAGCAGGAGCCTTTGTTTGGGTGCCCAATTATCCAGACCACAGCAGCAAACAGTAGTAAAGAAAAAGGAGACGCACCAATAATTTTGTGAATTTTTCTTCACAAGAGCTGGTTTTGTGTGCTCTTTTTTTTTCATTCTGAGTTTTCTTGTGTTTTTAGGTCAAGGAGCTGGCTGGTTTTGTATGTTGCCGTGGCTAACCCTGCCAGCGCAAACAGCCCAGTGAGAGTCCCTGGCAGGGCAAGACACACCTGGAGTACGTACTCCCTACGCAAGTGTAGCAACCGGTCGTATAAACGGCTAGTACCGATCGAGCTGAGATTGTGTAGCAGATGACACGGGCATGGACAGAGACAGGGGCATCtccggccggcggccggcggccaacGCCCTTTGTGTTGTTTACTGGCAAGTTGCTGTGATGGAATGGAGTCAAGCCAAGGCGCGCACGAAACGGAAAAGCGCCCGGTTTTACCCAATTAATTAACTGAGCTGGTTTTGGCCCACGGACGCACGCACGGCGGCAGGAGCAGGATGCGTGAATCCCATGGCGCCGCGACCCATTGGACGAGAGCTCGGGCCAATCGGACTGGTCTTGTCGTGGGGTGAGAAAGGCCGCCAACGACGACGAGGCGCAGACTCCAGTGGATAAGCAATGCGGTGGGTCACTATACCACAATTTCGACAACTGCACACGCACACCCACCCTACCGTTCCGTGCCGCATGGTCCTATGTTCCGCACcaaaatgacaaaaaaggtaAGAAATTTCGCAGAAAAAAAAATGTCCACATGCTTCTCCAATGAATTTTGGCGTACGCCTACTGCCCTGTGTATGTACTCGGGCCGGTCCTTTGCCTGGCTATATATGTCGGTAGTTGTAAATTAGGACAGACACAACCATCTGCCAAGATATTCTCCTTTTGTAATTAACGTACTCCAGCGTTCGGCTGGTATACTTCAGAACACTAAAACCATCCAAAAATTACTGTACACGGCACCAGCCGAACACAGTGAACCACGCGCCGTGCATGATGATGCACATTGCCCCACGCGATTCGATCGAGTGGCGTCCTATGGTAACAGCCGATCAAGCGGCTCCACGGCTCCACCCACCACCGATCCACACAAATACTCCGTGCTTCTGCGAGCCCTGTGTAGCTCGATCAGCCTCGCTCGCTAGCAGCAAGTTTTGCTGACGCACGCTCTCCCTCTCCGTGTCCGGGACCAACCGATCCCATCAGCCCGGCGAGCTAAAACGCGACGAGCAGACGCTTCCTCCACGCTAGGGGCCAAAATTGGCCACCGTCACCGTGGGATCCTACCCGACCATCCTCCAAAATATTTCTGGATCGCAGGCGTCGTGTTGCGTTTGAGCTTGTCCATATTCATCCCTATCTCGCCCGGCGGCCCTGAGGTCGTCCGAGGACACATCATCAGACGAAATAATAATATATACTCCTTAATTAATTATATTAGAAGTGTCTGATCGAACGCATGGATCACCCGATCCATCTCGTACAAGTACTACGTACCCCGTACTGCAAATGCTAACGTATCTGCACAAGATTGTATATGTCGCCACCGGAATTTTACTCTTCTCTTTCCATGGATTGGACTTGCGGAGATACTATATGCCGTTTCACTATAGGCATGCAAGCTTTAAGCGGATTTACACCTCCGGCCACCACACCCCTCGGCGCCGACCGAATCGGAACAAAGCTTGTGTTTGTTCgtgaattttgggaatttggcatttttgtttttatttagtaattagtgttcaatcatggactaattaggctcaaaatattcgtctcgcaattttcaaccaaactgtgcaattaatttttttcatctacatttaatactccatgtacatatcgcaagattcgatgtgatagctactatAACACTTTTTAGGAATTtggttgggaactaaacaagcacaacAAAGACGGATACTGCCACGGCCTgtatattaatgaacacatgcatgATATACTCCTGGGCCTACAATCCTACAAGCTTTCTATCTATACTAGTATATATACCTGCTGAAAGCTATTCGTGGATATATATTGATGAAAAGATTTAAAAGAATGAATCCCAATATAATAAATAGTTATTAGGAACAATACATTATCCATTAGAGAGGTCTGCTTTTGTCTAGTAGTACTAGTAAACTACACATGACCATGTATTGATTGTGACCACCATTTACATATTTATACAGTATATAAACCCTTGCTTTGCAAGGTGCAGGGCATCCATGATTTAGGAGACGGGCCAGGGCATGGTATGTGTCAGCCACTTTGGATGGTGGGTGATTGGGCACCATGCTGCCTTCTTAGCTGCATGCCATCACTAATTGACGTCATAATGCTTATGTCGAGAGATGTTTACGTGTATCCCCTAATTAATACTTGGAATTTGAAGGCATGTAATATGTGTACTACATGGATAGAGAAACGGTGCTAGGCTCCTCTTGTTTATACAGGCCATTTGTAAGTATAATAAATCCCTTCTTCAAGGAGGGAAACTGTAAGAATTTCTTAAAGTAAGTTGAAACACAGGGGCGCTGCCACTGCAAGTAAATCATGTTAACCATCTCAGGAATGTTCAGTCAGACACAACAAAATacgaggtgtgtgtgtgtgtgtgtgtgtgattctGACGAAACATCACTGAACGAACAATAAAATACTTTGGTTCTTGCACATCTAACGAACATCCTTCCACCTACATATGATCCTCTACGAGGCCATGGCATCAGTATTGTCGAGGACGGCAAcaagttgttgtttttttttacaGTCGGCGGATTTATTTTAGTATTTAGTAATAACAGAATTTTACCTTTGATAATAAAATAACAGACTATTACCGTACATATAAATGTGGATAGAGAACAATTTTCAGAATAAAAATCTTTCATCCACAAAATTGTCCCGTCCCATCTCTCTCATTGAAGACAACTGCTACTGGAAGGTACGCCAATCGCCAACAAAGAAGAAAAACACAAAGAAGTGTGTGCTAAGGATAATATAGTTATTTCCGTCCGAGTCACCTAACTTCATTCTTTCTTAGCTGATGTTACCAGCTACTGCTTCAAGAGTCCAATTTGCTCCGGTCCTTCTGGAAGTCTGTACAGCACTACAGCTCATGACTTAACTTTTCATATATCATACTACAACCAAAAGTGTTTCGGACAAGCTCTGTCTTGCTGGTACTCGTCGCCTGAGCTTATCCGGCGCTGTTTTTCAGtcatgaaacagtatttttctctcacaacatttcagtaaTTTTAAGTTTATTGAAAAAAAATAACTGTATACAAGCTTGGTTGATGCTCCTATTTACAGGTTTTACCGTGGCAAAAAGCTATGGATCTGAATAGTTATATTATGTAACTTTCCCATAAGAATTCTTTAAAAAAAGATCAACTATGGTATAAGTATAAATTGCGTTTTTTTTTTGCTCCCATGCTTATGCATGTCCGCACAAGTTCACCATCAAAGCTATATACAATTCAAGGCACACTAAAGGTGACAAAAAATGAAGCACCAGACCACACTAGTATAGGCTGTGGATTGGAGAGCCCAAAATTAAGAGTGCTAAGCCCGATTGGTTGCTCTGGTTGGTGAGGTGTCATTAGCGACATCCTTATCACTAAACCATCATAAGAAAATAATTTTCTTCTTTTTGCTCTTACATTTCGGTGATTATCTGTGTCCACGCGTTAGGAGATTTAAGTGAGCCCTGGCCCCCTCAGCTTCGTCTCTGGCCATGGGGACGATGCGTTTGGTCCCAGCTTTATAGCTGTTTAGGAATAGCTGTCTCAGACAGTGATCTACATGGAACGCAATCCACAAGGGATGTTAAGGAGTAGTAGTTCAGTTTGCTTCTTCTCCCCAACAAGATTTTTTACCCCGATatcacacccagttttaagaacaaaccaGACTCACCATATATGTGTCCAGAAAGTCTACATATACAACAACTTAATATCAGAACGCATACATATCTATATTAATTTGCGTTCTTAATTCTGATATCACCAAGAACGCATACATATCAAAATGAATAGTACCATACATATCCAATACTGTTCTTGATGATAGAAGCAAACTGATATGTATGCGTTCTTGATGATACAATAACAGAATGAATAGTATCATACATACCTGATATTGTTTTTGATGTGAATCCATATGTATGACCTGTCATGACCACGGGTTAtatcgaggcgtgccagcctcttctCTGACGTTAGAGTTTTGagctaggcccatacgcttggacctggagtggttggcggcggtatgggtccccgtcggatgaGACAGAACCCGcatcctcgaggtcgggcgagacgaagcccgcgaccttgggcgagacagaaaccgcatccttggggtcgggcaagacggagcccgcggcctcgaggtcgggcaagacagagcccgtggcctcgaggtcgggcgagacggaacccacagccttggggtcgggcgagacggagcccacacctaaggggtcgggcaagacggagtccacacccaaggggtcgggcgagatggagcccgtgaccttgaggccgggcgagacggagcgcgtgtccttggggtcaggcgagacgaagcctgcacccaaggggtcggacgacacggagcccgcagcctcgaggtcgggcgagacggaccccgtggccttagggtcgggcgagaccttttaatacatctcgagccatccgaggaagtcagcgtgggcgctaacttccttgctttgggtatccataatatcgatacccgacaggtgagcacatgtcgtactcagcaaatataacttggggttcatgaggctcaaaaggatgacactggtttactgcggttagctttTAACGAGTCACAATTTTaaacaattgagtagcaacaagtttatcataagcccatataaacatatgatcaggtaaacacgagtaatgaatagcataaacaattaatcaataGTGATCATATATTCCATAAATgtttcaaggccgctcgtgaccgtgagcacaattgatatatcagttttacactctgcagaggttatacactttcaccgtgagtcgtgtttCCCATTTGCCCGGGGTTTGTAAGTCTCCAAAACACTACTAGGTGAGCAGgaagggtacactatgaagcctttcaaaggttcgtctaagaAGTTAGGACCGCAAGATTTCTaattggcaaacagatgtagagctccccttctaaATGCACATTCCGCGCAGGCTATACACATAAAGACAGAggtcgcactatacccgattcggcaagccccttttacgccatgaaggtaaccactgactagctagaaaatgtcctcgtacttgactaaagccatagccatgtggccctcacagttgtactaaaATCCCGGTtgaccacttacagataagtccttagggagaggaatttaGAGCATCTGAAAAGTAGACAAACACTCCATCCCCCTTTAACCATGTGTCATCTTTTaaagtttattgcatataccgttTGTcaggttacaagatcatggtttcagttgagctctagcatcatactacccaatgcaataatccataggtgacaaggtataagtacaaatgttaggaaatccttagtggtagtcaaggtagacacatacacATGAATTAAGTGAAATtaatggtgaataggtaacaaggatgatcacatgttatacttgccttaaatttGCTTTACACCCAAAACAACTTGCTCAGAGAAGCCTCAACTTTATCTTCCATTTTGTATCTTCTGCAGCTTCGGACACTCAGCTTCTGATCTCCAGTGCTTACGTACGGttcttgtaacaacccaaaaatccacacaccaaaaatcacaactacaaatttttttgtttttaaccccatgcaatgttgagtgacaactgtaggagccaaccctaggtgttgcattagttgtaacccaacaagacaatttcatgagcatagcatgtcatttgataattatgtttatttaaatcctaacaaataaaatgttgcatacattgtcaactcaaattgtgatttggatttccatttgctttacaactcctttaaagtaataaaccacaaagtaattattaatcaaaccaaagaataaatgcttaaaatgaaaactatttctatttttttataacaaaactacaactatttttgttacacaaaatagctaaataaagtccctaatatatataaaagagtgttATGAGCCTCACATCTAAAAATCCAATGGATAaggtacaccagatttgaattcaaactccaaaccaaatttgaattcaaataaagaagaagaaaaacaaaatagaaaaagaaaagaagaaaagccTCGCAGCCGGCTCGCCCTGCTCGGCCCGCTAGCCAGCCCAGCCTACGCGCGGTAGCACCAGGCCTAGCAAGCTGGCCCAACACGCCGCTCATGCCCACACGCCCTTCTGCCCCGCCTGCTGCCGCTGCCAACCGGCCCCCACGCGTCAACCACTCCCGGCAACagtgccttcttcctccccatgccGGCTTCTCCTCCCAACCGAGTCCTGACCGAAGCGACAGGCacgggcccagggtcacgcaaatcgcctAGCCATGTTCCCTTAGCAccacgcccacgcaacccctACGCCAACTACCTCACGCCCGTGAACCGTCTGATGCGTTTGGCGCATCGCCTGCCGTCCGCCCCGTCCGCCATGGGTGAAGCTTGGACCTTGGGGCTATAAAGCGATGCCTAGAGTGCCCTAGGGATTCCACAGCCCACCGCCGCCGTTTGGTGGTCCAACTGCCTACACCACTCTGAGAGAAGAGGGCTGAGAGGGAAATCCAGAAGAGGGAGGCGAGCAGGGAGCTCGGAGACATCGATCACCAGAGCTCGGAGCGCCGCCCCGAGCGCCTACCTCGATGATGCGACTTCCACCACTAGGtagcgcctcgccaccgcaccaccaccgaacgcCGCCAAGAACCACTTGGTGAGTTCCattgctgagacctcctcctagcccatggACGCCATCACAGTGCACGCGCTTGCCACGCTCacaacgccgccgccatggcgcggCCACTGCATACGCATCTAGCCGCCTCGCTGGACTAGGAATTAGCCATAGAGCACTGCCGTGATGCCTGGAGGATAGCTACATAGCCCAAGAAGCCGTTAGCCAGCCGCAGCGCCTTGGCCACGTGCACCGGACCTCGAGCGGAGCTCCACCATGCACCACCATCACGGGCAAACTCCACCGCGCCCTATGGTCATCGTCGACGCTACATCATGCCTCCCCGCTAACCGTCTGAAGGAAAATGGGGCACTAGGACCCCTGTAATTGCACATAGATGCCCCGTCGGCGAGCACCGCCACGCCGAGCCGCCGACCATCGTGGCCAAAGCTCTAggaagccctggccaccaccttgaccccaccaccataCTCGTTGAGGCCTAGCAATGCTTTTTCCCACCTCAATTGAACGCTAGTGCCGTTGTGGGAGCTCGTCGGTGAGCTCACCACCGGCGGAAGCACGCCGGGGGAAGAAACAGGGGAATTCCCCTCATCGGCCATGCTCACATACACCCGGTGCACATAGACCATGCCAAAGGAAAGCaagatggactcggtccaccgaggacccagcctacggtccatggaccgtgaacacaagTCCACAATGAGCCACGCTATGTGGGCTGATCTGTGGACTGAAGCctagtggaggcccttggctacgacatggcagcgccacagcatgccacgtggtgggccaaagcccagcccgtatccaggcccaaccagcccagtttggacccggcctaTGTTGACCGTTGGCCAGTCAACGTTGATTGATTGACCGGGCCCACATGttagcgacacagagactctggacccacttgtcagtaggtgacgtcatgctgacgtcataacgatgtcacgtgggtcccacctgtcagtaataAACACAGTCGAGGTGATGTCATGGTGACGTCAGCAGCTCTAGCCCCACCTGTTAGTGACTATgatccattgaccgttgactcacccgttgacttgatgttgactttgaccggacccacatgtcagcgacccaAGAGCCTTcggtcccacctgtcggaactgatgacgttgatgacgtcatgctgacgtcaaacTGACGTTAGCGGGACCCCACCAGTCAGCTCGGAGCCgagatgatgatgccatgctgatgtcatgctagcgtcagcatgccacgtggaccagtcacagtgtgacacgtgtcagcccaggattaattcagccttttccatttttagaaatgattgaaacttcagaaatccataactaattcatacgaactcagaaaaatacaaggtcAGGACcgaaattcatctaaaatcgagctctatgcaatgaactcatgtttgagtgcatttggatcttttgaatttttattgctttttgtgctattctatagacgtcgctaacgcgactataatacgatcatttgcaaactcagaggagaacctgacggacgaggaccgagagtaccgtgaggagtacggagatgacttcactaaaggtgccacatcccacccaatcttgtagcacctattacgcatggctcatatagatctgctattgctttactttattgttatactcacgctatgataggacttgcatggtagtatgcttccttgatggcctttaccttgacgcaaccttacccctacttaccctgctattaggctagacacatgcttgctgctatattttcctactaatacttctactatgcttgtactacattgatgcatggtggaaactggtgttatccggATCATGGGGAGAGTACTGCGTGTGTGACTtaggtgtgtggagggtaag harbors:
- the LOC136535555 gene encoding strigolactone esterase D14 → MLRSTHPPSPTSGSSSDAAMVGGGGAAAAAGVGADSGGGAPSGAKLLQILNVRVVGNGDRVVVLSHGFGTDQSAWSRVLPYLTRDHRVVLYDLVCAGSVNPEHFDFRRYDTLDSYVDDLLAILDALRIPRCAFVGHSVSAMIGILASIRRPELFAKLVLIGASPRFLNDNDYHGGFELPEIQKVFDAMAANYSAWAVGYAPLAVGADVPAAVQEFSRTLFNMRPDISLHVCRTVFNTDLRGVLGMVRSPCVVVQTTRDVSVPASVAAYLRAHLGGRTTVEFLQTEGHLPHLSAPGLLAQVLRRALARY